In Streptomyces durocortorensis, a genomic segment contains:
- a CDS encoding MerR family transcriptional regulator, giving the protein MFSSYDGLCSIGELAEHAGVSVKTVRFYSDSGLLPEASRSGGGHRRYAPEAVERLSMIRSLRGLDLALRDVRRVLDGQQDEQDGAGSVLEDAVAGRLRALGSELAALRWREAALRLVQECPAAERAARLRLVGAVAAPPSTAPLARFWRAWLPPRMPARSVSTFLEAAVPQPPEGPRPAQVLAFARLHAFVTRPCGDRGSGPCQPRAHRGAGARASAVLYAGLAEAYGLAGGAMRRGAKPAPGEALDGFVDAYASTYGTHDSPGFRRVLAGRLAADPRIDRYWELTAEVISTPGGRPEPTSGSAHDWLLDALDVQVRETGG; this is encoded by the coding sequence GTGTTCTCGTCGTACGACGGCCTGTGCAGCATCGGCGAACTGGCCGAGCACGCGGGCGTCAGCGTCAAGACCGTCCGTTTCTATTCGGACAGCGGACTGCTGCCGGAGGCGTCCCGCAGTGGGGGCGGGCACCGCAGGTACGCTCCGGAGGCCGTGGAGCGGCTGAGTATGATCCGCTCCCTGCGCGGCCTCGACCTGGCGCTTCGCGACGTGCGCCGCGTCCTTGACGGACAGCAGGATGAACAGGACGGGGCGGGGAGCGTTCTGGAGGACGCCGTGGCCGGTCGGCTGCGTGCCCTGGGCTCCGAGCTCGCGGCGTTGCGCTGGCGGGAGGCCGCGCTCCGGCTGGTGCAGGAGTGCCCGGCCGCCGAGCGGGCCGCCCGGCTGCGGCTGGTGGGGGCGGTCGCAGCCCCGCCGAGCACCGCGCCCCTGGCCCGTTTCTGGCGTGCGTGGCTGCCGCCCCGGATGCCCGCCCGGTCCGTCAGCACGTTCCTGGAGGCGGCGGTGCCGCAGCCGCCCGAGGGCCCCCGGCCGGCGCAGGTCCTCGCCTTCGCCCGGCTGCACGCCTTCGTGACCCGTCCGTGCGGGGACCGCGGCAGCGGCCCCTGCCAGCCCCGGGCGCACCGCGGCGCGGGGGCCCGTGCGTCGGCGGTGCTGTACGCGGGGCTGGCCGAGGCGTACGGGCTGGCGGGCGGGGCGATGCGGCGGGGTGCCAAGCCCGCGCCCGGTGAGGCGCTGGACGGTTTCGTGGACGCGTACGCGAGCACGTACGGCACCCACGACAGTCCGGGCTTCCGCCGCGTTCTGGCGGGCCGGCTCGCGGCCGATCCGCGCATCGACCGGTACTGGGAGCTGACCGCCGAGGTGATCAGCACTCCCGGCGGCCGTCCCGAACCGACTTCGGGGTCCGCGCACGACTGGCTGCTCGACGCCCTGGACGTACAGGTGAGGGAGACGGGCGGGTAG
- a CDS encoding alpha/beta fold hydrolase codes for MARTEALASTALNIASRVSGRLAGAGAYALFHMPLARSRMRTSERELFGTAETTRLKVSGKSAVVYRWGNGERPVLLVHGWQSRGSRFADFVPGLLERGYSVITFDAPGHGDASGRSTTILEYRHILTELHEQYGEFEAVVAHSLGALGSIFSLAHGVKAKRIATISGVCDFEYLIEEFCAAVPLRPQLKALLRERVGENLFSVLPVEERPFSAVNAVTALDMPLLVVHDEDDPRILVEQGHRLAGAFGDQARLVVTSTLGHRRILGDPDVVRTVLDFVAQGPDRAAEAGTEAAATP; via the coding sequence ATGGCTCGCACCGAGGCACTTGCCAGCACCGCGCTCAACATCGCCTCCCGAGTCTCGGGACGGCTTGCGGGCGCGGGCGCCTACGCCCTTTTCCACATGCCGCTCGCCCGGAGCAGGATGCGGACGAGCGAACGGGAGCTGTTCGGCACGGCGGAGACCACACGGCTGAAGGTCAGCGGCAAGTCAGCGGTGGTCTACCGCTGGGGCAACGGCGAGAGGCCCGTGCTCCTGGTGCACGGCTGGCAGTCGCGCGGCTCGCGGTTCGCCGACTTCGTTCCCGGGCTTCTGGAACGCGGCTACAGCGTCATCACCTTCGACGCGCCCGGTCACGGCGACGCGAGCGGCCGCAGCACCACCATCCTGGAGTACCGCCACATCCTCACCGAACTCCACGAGCAGTACGGTGAGTTCGAGGCCGTGGTCGCGCACTCGCTCGGCGCCCTGGGCTCGATCTTCTCCTTGGCGCACGGGGTGAAGGCGAAGCGGATCGCCACCATCAGCGGGGTCTGCGACTTCGAGTATCTGATCGAGGAGTTCTGTGCCGCCGTCCCCCTGCGCCCCCAGCTCAAGGCGCTGCTGCGCGAGCGCGTCGGGGAGAACCTCTTCTCCGTCCTGCCGGTCGAGGAGCGGCCGTTCTCCGCGGTGAACGCGGTCACGGCCCTGGACATGCCTCTCCTGGTCGTGCACGACGAGGACGACCCCAGGATCCTGGTGGAACAGGGGCACCGGCTCGCCGGTGCGTTCGGCGATCAGGCTCGGCTCGTCGTGACGAGCACCCTCGGGCACCGTCGGATCCTGGGCGACCCCGATGTCGTCCGGACCGTCCTGGACTTCGTCGCGCAAGGGCCGGACCGGGCCGCCGAGGCGGGCACCGAGGCTGCCGCGACCCCCTGA
- a CDS encoding Ohr family peroxiredoxin, whose product MDALYTAAATANGREGRAVSSDGQIDLPLALPPALGGNGKGTNPEQLFAAGYAACFASAMAAVGRELKVDTKDASVTAEVSIGKDGDGFGLAVVMRVELPDSLAGEAGQKLVEATHAYCPYSKATRGNIDVELVIE is encoded by the coding sequence ATGGACGCGTTGTACACCGCCGCCGCCACCGCCAACGGCCGCGAGGGCCGGGCCGTGAGCTCGGACGGCCAGATCGACCTGCCCCTCGCCCTGCCCCCGGCCCTCGGCGGCAACGGCAAGGGCACCAACCCCGAACAGCTCTTCGCCGCCGGCTACGCGGCCTGTTTCGCCAGCGCGATGGCGGCGGTCGGCCGTGAGCTGAAGGTCGACACCAAGGACGCCTCCGTGACCGCCGAGGTCTCCATCGGCAAGGACGGCGACGGCTTCGGCCTCGCGGTCGTCATGCGCGTGGAGCTGCCGGACTCCCTCGCGGGCGAGGCCGGCCAGAAGCTGGTCGAGGCCACCCACGCCTACTGCCCCTACTCCAAGGCCACGCGGGGCAACATCGACGTCGAGCTGGTCATCGAGTAG
- a CDS encoding alpha/beta fold hydrolase yields the protein MAVFILVAGAFTGPYVWRDTAARLAADGAEVHTVALTGLGRRPEDPGAVVDLETHVADVLAVIDSVEAKAKAKAATDAEAREGAEPGREIVLVGHDYGIHPVLGAADRRPRSIARIVHLDAGMPQDGVPALAAVPDGRLREELAGGGGRTTGALPPPARDEWSRWGSTAGLSEAALDGLTALAAPQPLGTLLQPMRLTGAVAAVPVTGVLCTGNGPGIEMLQMMVDVGEPALQALAGPRVTFFELPTGHWPMLSCPTRLAEVLTEAAAGGGHRLSSADAAGPPAHLRPFLLDVPERPRERTGNTDLYLPDGPGPHPAVVFVHGGPVPAEARPTPRDWPTLKGYARHVAGLGAVGVTLDHRLHAVTDYERAAADVADALERVRADPRVDADRVALWFFSGGGPLAADWLTARPAWLRCVAANYPILSPLPGWGLAEPRFHPVRAVAHAGQLPVVVVRAGRESAAIAATVEEFLKEAERCGANVEVIDVPRGRHGFETLDPADDDARKAVHRAVAAVLARLTATATR from the coding sequence ATGGCCGTATTCATCCTGGTGGCAGGGGCTTTCACCGGCCCGTACGTATGGCGGGACACAGCCGCGCGACTGGCCGCGGACGGCGCCGAGGTGCACACGGTGGCGCTTACCGGACTGGGCAGGCGCCCCGAGGATCCCGGCGCGGTCGTCGACCTGGAGACCCATGTCGCGGACGTGCTGGCGGTGATCGACTCAGTGGAAGCGAAGGCGAAGGCGAAGGCTGCTACGGATGCGGAGGCGCGGGAGGGAGCGGAGCCGGGCCGGGAGATCGTCCTCGTCGGTCACGACTACGGCATCCACCCCGTGCTGGGCGCGGCCGACCGGCGCCCGCGGTCGATCGCCCGGATCGTTCACCTCGACGCGGGGATGCCGCAGGACGGCGTCCCGGCGCTGGCCGCCGTACCCGACGGGCGCCTGCGCGAGGAGCTGGCCGGGGGCGGAGGGCGAACGACCGGTGCCCTGCCGCCCCCGGCCCGGGACGAGTGGTCCCGCTGGGGGAGCACCGCGGGGCTCTCCGAAGCGGCGCTCGACGGGCTCACCGCCCTCGCGGCGCCGCAGCCGCTGGGCACACTCCTCCAGCCGATGAGGCTCACCGGAGCCGTGGCGGCGGTGCCCGTGACCGGCGTGCTGTGCACCGGCAACGGACCGGGAATCGAGATGCTCCAGATGATGGTGGACGTCGGCGAACCGGCCCTCCAGGCGCTGGCCGGGCCGCGGGTGACCTTCTTCGAACTCCCCACGGGACACTGGCCGATGCTGTCCTGCCCGACGCGGCTGGCCGAGGTCCTCACGGAGGCGGCGGCGGGCGGGGGCCACCGGCTGAGCTCCGCCGATGCGGCCGGCCCGCCCGCCCATCTGCGCCCGTTCCTCCTCGACGTACCCGAACGCCCCCGCGAACGGACCGGGAACACCGACCTCTACCTGCCGGACGGCCCGGGGCCACACCCGGCCGTGGTGTTCGTGCACGGCGGCCCGGTGCCCGCCGAGGCGCGGCCCACCCCTCGGGACTGGCCGACTCTGAAGGGGTACGCACGCCACGTCGCCGGGCTGGGAGCCGTGGGTGTGACGCTCGACCACCGCCTGCACGCGGTGACCGACTACGAGCGGGCGGCCGCGGACGTGGCCGACGCGTTGGAGCGGGTGCGGGCCGACCCGCGGGTGGACGCGGACCGGGTCGCCCTGTGGTTCTTCTCCGGCGGGGGCCCGCTGGCCGCGGACTGGCTGACGGCGCGTCCGGCATGGCTGCGCTGCGTGGCGGCGAACTATCCGATCCTGTCGCCGCTGCCGGGCTGGGGGCTGGCGGAGCCCCGCTTCCATCCGGTCCGGGCGGTGGCCCACGCCGGGCAGCTGCCGGTGGTGGTGGTCCGAGCGGGACGCGAGAGCGCCGCGATCGCCGCGACGGTCGAGGAGTTCCTGAAGGAGGCCGAGCGCTGCGGGGCGAACGTCGAGGTCATCGACGTACCGCGGGGGCGTCACGGTTTCGAGACGCTCGACCCGGCCGACGACGACGCTCGCAAGGCCGTGCACCGCGCCGTGGCCGCGGTGCTGGCCCGCCTGACGGCTACGGCTACTCGATGA
- a CDS encoding MarR family winged helix-turn-helix transcriptional regulator produces the protein MTAAPKAPATAKASPPDPSADPDLSAVPDAELLRLDHQVCFSLHAASRAFGGFYRQALKDLGLTYSQYLVMLVLWEDGPQPVKAIGERLHLDSGTLSPLLKRLEAAGLVRRERSREDERSVLIDLTEDGTQLRDRALSVPRGVLAATGLSVEEVLGLQEVLGRLTATLGKAADTY, from the coding sequence ATGACCGCTGCCCCGAAGGCGCCCGCCACCGCGAAGGCCTCGCCTCCCGACCCCTCCGCCGACCCCGACCTCTCGGCGGTCCCTGACGCGGAACTGCTGCGGCTGGACCACCAGGTCTGCTTCTCGCTGCATGCCGCGTCACGTGCGTTCGGCGGCTTCTACCGGCAGGCGCTGAAGGACCTCGGCCTCACCTACTCGCAGTACCTGGTGATGCTGGTCCTGTGGGAGGACGGCCCGCAGCCGGTCAAGGCCATCGGGGAGCGGCTGCACCTGGATTCCGGGACGCTCTCGCCGCTGCTGAAGCGACTGGAGGCGGCCGGACTGGTCCGGCGCGAACGCAGCCGTGAGGACGAACGCTCCGTCCTGATCGACCTGACCGAAGACGGCACGCAACTGCGCGACCGGGCACTGTCCGTGCCCCGAGGCGTGCTCGCCGCCACCGGCCTGTCCGTGGAGGAGGTGCTCGGACTGCAGGAGGTACTGGGCCGTCTCACGGCGACTCTTGGGAAGGCCGCCGACACCTACTGA
- a CDS encoding thioester reductase domain-containing protein has protein sequence MGELNEDTPARRPGTGQQRTGERAESGGGPLSVADLLARVRPGAQPADAADRAGQEDPVQPPAVGGTGETERLAGAITAEAARLLPGAEMAPDTDFFDAGGTSVDAVALVVKLSRDLGLELSLDDVFADARPRRLAERALRTNGIRPQAEPMRPERAGAQSAERDAQPVRIPADRAEPPTSDEASPAVPADRAESSESDEASLPVPPERAAPPPSPERAALPVPVEPAKLPVPASPVPVSASVPRAVQARNTTLPAPASAPTGADEDLELILADLARADGLPWVRRPEPAVPRTVLLTGATGFLGGHMLLDLLRHSEAHVYCLVRAADEQEGTRRLGEALKRFALPWSGEIRRRVTVVPGDIRQPHLGLPDERWEALAEGLDAVVSVAAAVDFLRGYRSLRASNVLGPLTLAELAAAGRPKPLHHISSIAVFNEVGIESMGEDDPVAHIDALVAGYDKSKWAAEAVLRRAREHGLAVTLLRPGGIGGHTRTGASNPQDLSSGMMSVFSRFRTVPAFRFLNAAPVDWVSRVAVAAICEPEAWGRTYHLSGTPNSLADVVHDMRFGGMNVRVQGWEEWRSDVVARLRADPVPELQFLARVLASPTAAKLCEASLTAPAATAERTDAFVAEQNLPASTRYGMQEQLRTFEKLARDGLARLPARTDQPYLWFPETMEGALGRVGGAARTPCSAAFTLSIAGMYQLAEERRVDVRGEISCPLLHPDPLVVEHGDLWVRPEDGIPLDHGLRHPLLRYRLRLCDGDGGRWWLEGRKFARARRDLWRQTRALTVEIGREGEPATLHGEIVVPTDSYLRDQIDGIRVDPRLSGQEKRLAKMTWLTWFGLEIGRGMAGPFARVGADLLDLRRTPTPPPAPTPRERKR, from the coding sequence ATGGGGGAACTGAACGAGGACACGCCGGCCCGCCGCCCGGGCACCGGGCAGCAGCGGACCGGCGAGCGGGCCGAGAGTGGCGGAGGCCCGCTCAGCGTGGCCGACCTGCTGGCCAGAGTCAGACCGGGGGCACAACCGGCGGACGCGGCGGACCGGGCGGGCCAGGAGGACCCGGTGCAGCCTCCGGCGGTCGGCGGCACTGGGGAGACGGAGCGGCTGGCCGGGGCCATCACCGCCGAGGCGGCCCGTCTGCTGCCGGGCGCGGAGATGGCACCCGACACCGACTTCTTCGACGCGGGCGGTACGTCGGTCGACGCCGTGGCGCTCGTGGTGAAGCTGTCCCGGGACCTCGGCCTGGAGCTGAGCCTCGACGACGTGTTCGCCGACGCCCGGCCCCGACGCCTGGCCGAACGAGCGCTCCGGACGAACGGAATCCGGCCGCAGGCCGAGCCGATGCGGCCTGAGCGAGCGGGAGCGCAGTCGGCGGAGCGAGACGCACAGCCGGTACGGATACCGGCGGACCGAGCCGAACCGCCGACGTCCGACGAAGCGTCGCCGGCGGTCCCGGCGGACCGAGCCGAATCGTCGGAGTCCGACGAAGCGTCGCTGCCGGTCCCGCCCGAGCGTGCCGCACCACCGCCATCGCCCGAGCGAGCCGCCCTGCCCGTACCGGTGGAGCCGGCCAAGCTGCCTGTGCCTGCGTCCCCTGTGCCTGTGTCGGCGTCTGTGCCGCGCGCGGTGCAGGCCAGGAACACCACCCTCCCCGCCCCCGCGTCCGCGCCGACCGGAGCCGACGAGGATCTGGAGCTGATCCTCGCCGACCTGGCCCGCGCCGACGGCCTGCCCTGGGTGCGTCGGCCGGAGCCCGCCGTGCCCCGCACGGTCCTGCTGACCGGGGCGACCGGGTTCCTCGGTGGCCACATGCTGCTCGATCTGCTGCGGCACAGCGAAGCGCACGTGTACTGCCTGGTGCGGGCCGCCGACGAGCAGGAAGGCACCCGGCGCCTCGGCGAGGCGCTCAAGCGCTTCGCCCTGCCGTGGTCCGGGGAGATCCGCAGACGCGTGACGGTCGTACCGGGGGACATCCGGCAGCCGCATCTCGGGCTGCCGGACGAACGCTGGGAGGCGCTGGCCGAGGGACTGGACGCCGTGGTGAGCGTGGCCGCGGCGGTCGACTTCCTGCGCGGCTACCGGTCGTTGCGCGCCAGCAACGTGCTCGGACCGCTGACGCTCGCGGAACTGGCGGCCGCCGGACGGCCCAAGCCCCTGCACCACATCTCCTCCATCGCGGTCTTCAACGAGGTCGGCATCGAGTCCATGGGGGAGGACGACCCCGTCGCCCACATCGACGCCCTGGTCGCCGGATACGACAAGTCGAAGTGGGCCGCCGAGGCGGTCCTGCGGCGGGCCCGGGAGCACGGGTTGGCCGTCACGCTGCTGCGCCCGGGAGGCATCGGCGGCCACACCAGGACCGGGGCGAGCAACCCCCAGGACCTCAGCAGCGGCATGATGTCGGTGTTCAGCCGGTTCCGTACGGTCCCCGCGTTCAGGTTTCTCAACGCCGCCCCGGTGGACTGGGTGAGCCGGGTGGCGGTGGCCGCGATCTGCGAACCCGAAGCCTGGGGCCGGACCTACCACCTCAGCGGCACGCCGAACTCCCTGGCGGACGTCGTCCACGACATGCGGTTCGGCGGCATGAACGTACGGGTCCAGGGCTGGGAGGAGTGGCGGAGCGACGTCGTGGCCCGGCTCCGGGCCGACCCCGTCCCCGAACTCCAATTCCTGGCGAGGGTCCTGGCGAGCCCCACCGCCGCGAAGCTCTGCGAGGCGTCCCTGACGGCGCCCGCGGCCACCGCCGAGCGCACCGACGCGTTCGTGGCCGAACAGAATCTGCCGGCCTCGACCCGCTACGGCATGCAGGAGCAGCTGAGGACCTTCGAGAAGCTGGCCCGGGACGGTCTCGCCCGGCTCCCGGCCCGCACCGACCAGCCCTATCTGTGGTTCCCCGAGACCATGGAAGGGGCTCTGGGCCGGGTCGGGGGCGCCGCGCGCACCCCGTGCTCGGCGGCGTTCACCCTGTCCATCGCCGGTATGTACCAGCTGGCCGAGGAGCGCCGGGTGGACGTCCGCGGGGAGATCTCCTGCCCGCTGCTGCACCCGGACCCCCTTGTGGTCGAGCACGGCGACCTGTGGGTCCGCCCCGAGGATGGCATCCCGCTCGACCACGGCCTGCGGCACCCGTTGCTGCGCTACCGGCTGCGGCTGTGCGACGGCGACGGCGGCCGGTGGTGGCTGGAGGGCCGGAAGTTCGCCCGGGCGCGGCGCGACCTGTGGCGGCAGACACGCGCGTTGACCGTGGAGATCGGCCGCGAGGGTGAACCAGCCACGCTGCACGGCGAGATCGTCGTTCCCACCGACAGCTACCTGCGGGACCAGATCGACGGCATCCGCGTCGATCCCCGCCTGTCCGGCCAGGAGAAGCGGCTCGCGAAGATGACCTGGCTCACCTGGTTCGGCCTGGAGATCGGCCGCGGGATGGCAGGCCCGTTCGCCCGGGTCGGCGCGGACCTGCTCGACCTGCGCCGGACCCCGACCCCGCCCCCAGCCCCGACCCCGAGGGAGCGCAAGCGATGA
- a CDS encoding alpha/beta hydrolase, whose protein sequence is MTLRPLYARLDGAHIEETPFRADDGLRLGLTRVRPGVREDRPAVLLLHGHTASSDMFLLPETRNMVEVLLDDGYEPWLLDWRGSCRLPWNETGRRYTYDDVALYDIPAAVRHIRREIGGRPLFAVAHCIGALSLSMSMAAGLVPGLAGVVAQGVFLTPKLAGRTSLKMTMAGELLRSRFDHIPVDFRKVGFWSRYTPLFALASRGADCPDPTCQILCNSAWGVGASLYVHDNLHDTTHDRLAQLLGPAPLWILPHLRRVALARSMVRWHQNDDRYRALPENALDHADRIDCPVLLISGSENGMWLDSQKLCYQVLTARQPQLDVRYTEIPGYGHLDAFIGRGAALDVFGHILEFLDEHR, encoded by the coding sequence ATGACCCTGCGGCCTCTGTACGCGCGCCTCGACGGAGCGCACATCGAGGAGACACCCTTCCGGGCGGACGACGGCCTGCGGCTGGGGCTCACCAGGGTCCGGCCCGGCGTCCGCGAGGACCGGCCCGCGGTGCTGCTCCTGCACGGCCACACCGCGTCCTCGGACATGTTCCTGCTGCCCGAGACCCGCAACATGGTCGAGGTCCTGCTCGACGACGGATACGAGCCGTGGCTGCTCGACTGGCGGGGCAGCTGCCGACTCCCGTGGAACGAGACCGGCCGCCGGTACACGTACGACGACGTGGCCCTCTACGACATCCCCGCCGCGGTCAGGCACATCCGCCGGGAGATCGGCGGCCGGCCGCTGTTCGCCGTTGCCCACTGCATCGGCGCGCTCTCGCTGTCGATGAGCATGGCCGCCGGGCTGGTGCCGGGTCTCGCGGGCGTGGTGGCGCAAGGGGTGTTCCTGACGCCCAAGCTGGCCGGCCGGACGTCGCTGAAGATGACGATGGCAGGTGAACTGCTCCGGTCCCGCTTCGACCACATCCCGGTGGACTTCCGCAAGGTCGGGTTCTGGTCGCGCTACACGCCGCTGTTCGCCCTGGCGTCCAGAGGCGCCGACTGCCCCGACCCGACCTGCCAGATCCTGTGCAACTCAGCCTGGGGCGTGGGTGCTTCGCTGTACGTGCACGACAATCTGCACGACACCACCCACGACCGGCTGGCCCAGCTCCTCGGCCCGGCCCCGCTGTGGATCCTGCCGCATCTGCGACGGGTCGCCCTGGCCCGCAGCATGGTGCGCTGGCACCAGAACGACGACCGCTACCGGGCACTGCCCGAGAACGCCCTGGACCACGCCGACCGGATCGACTGCCCCGTGCTGCTGATCTCCGGCAGCGAGAACGGCATGTGGCTGGACTCCCAGAAGCTCTGCTACCAGGTCCTCACGGCCCGTCAGCCGCAACTGGACGTGCGGTACACGGAGATCCCCGGCTACGGCCACCTCGACGCGTTCATCGGACGGGGCGCCGCGCTGGACGTGTTCGGGCACATCCTGGAGTTCCTCGACGAACACAGGTGA